A window of Sphingomonas adhaesiva contains these coding sequences:
- a CDS encoding TonB-dependent receptor, which translates to MNRNAYSLLASACALALATPAFASAGEGAVAIDVTAARLDAALLQVAQQTGVQLVFTDPAIGSRPAPRLSGRFTAGAALDRLLAHSGYTWRFTGPNRVRVVPQEVAGPQSGALRPAALMQAAPSQAPEEGRTAPSTAAVEAAVDGDPADEAPPSDIVVVGSQIKGAKTTAALPVTVVDEQQIRNTGAVTGDELFRSIPQLGDVTFNSSYLPNSSNAARGDVGSVNLRNLGVGNTLVLLNGRRVVNHPTSRADDNLVPVLTYNTNAIPVFGLERLEVLRDGAAAIYGSDAVAGVVNTVLRTDYTGIQIEGQTGYPEGTSTTESNVNLLLGKDLGGGRGNVTLFASYATRSALRSSEQDYTASDDKRPLFVGTRFEGASALDGRASITPWGSFQTVGNVQVRQGSTVLTNASGQFHIQPSTNSGCQTNATTGLKNGLCIDDGTNTAAADRNLRFDPRVAYDTYIQPRVERINLFLNGHYELGDNLELFGEAGYYSATTDSIQSSSGTLSSLPIVIPASNYYNPFGPTVLNGAANPNRLPGINAPASGLAVTLSSYNVADAGPNLVHVKNDQWRALAGLRWDWLGFQWESAALYSQATVRDTSDGISATALQRQLGLSTPNAYNPFNGSNLADPSGADTTLSNAAALDAIRVTSTRFSKATLALADLKASRADLLTLPGGNLGIAFGAEVRRETQLDDRDPRVDGTITFTDSVTGNVLGSDLVGTSPSPDTSGRRTVAAAYVELAVPVIGPDMNVPLVRSLEFQLAGRFEHYSDVGSVAKPKIAGAWDVVRGLRLRGSYAEGFKAPNLEQINARVVTRSNTRTDWIRCEAQLRTGAISSFSNCAQSFAIQAQRAGNPGLRPETSNTWSAGVVLEPAFLEGSLGRLTFTADYWNVKQKGIVGIFGEGNALISDYLARVSGSTNANVVRAAPTADDIALFAGSGIDPVGRVLYVRDQYVNLLPQQASGVDLGATWRWPDFGAGRFTFSANAAYLDKFFLQPSPPIQDLIDARAAGKINAGTNIADAGSLVRQNGKPRWRVTGSANWSYDAFEVGAFTQYTGSVDDTGLIDSAGAPWVVDSQMTYNLYAQLSVGNKAEGRYRLRIGVRNLTDAKPPLSSNGFLGSLYTPYGRYWYANVRASF; encoded by the coding sequence ATGAACAGGAATGCCTACTCACTGCTGGCGTCGGCGTGTGCGCTTGCGCTGGCGACGCCCGCGTTTGCTTCTGCCGGGGAGGGCGCGGTCGCCATCGACGTCACCGCGGCCCGGCTCGACGCCGCGCTGCTCCAGGTAGCGCAGCAAACCGGCGTGCAGCTGGTCTTCACCGATCCCGCGATCGGCAGCCGCCCCGCGCCGCGGCTGTCCGGGCGCTTCACTGCGGGCGCGGCGCTCGACCGCCTGCTCGCGCATAGCGGTTATACGTGGCGCTTCACCGGCCCCAACCGTGTCCGGGTGGTGCCGCAGGAGGTGGCGGGGCCGCAGTCCGGTGCGCTTCGCCCCGCCGCGCTGATGCAGGCTGCGCCGTCGCAAGCGCCGGAGGAAGGCCGCACCGCCCCCTCTACAGCCGCGGTCGAGGCCGCCGTCGATGGCGACCCGGCGGACGAAGCACCACCCAGTGACATCGTCGTCGTCGGCAGCCAGATCAAAGGCGCGAAGACCACCGCCGCGCTGCCGGTGACGGTCGTCGACGAACAGCAGATCCGCAACACCGGCGCGGTCACTGGCGACGAATTGTTCCGCTCGATCCCGCAACTGGGTGACGTAACTTTCAACAGCTCATACCTGCCCAACAGTTCGAACGCGGCGCGCGGCGACGTCGGCTCGGTCAACCTGCGCAACCTAGGTGTCGGCAACACGCTGGTGCTGCTCAACGGGCGGCGCGTGGTGAACCACCCGACCAGTCGCGCCGACGACAACCTCGTCCCGGTTCTGACATACAACACCAACGCCATTCCCGTCTTCGGGCTGGAGCGGCTGGAGGTGCTGCGCGACGGTGCGGCGGCGATCTATGGCTCGGACGCGGTCGCGGGGGTCGTCAACACGGTCCTGCGCACCGACTACACCGGCATCCAGATTGAGGGGCAGACGGGCTACCCCGAGGGCACCAGCACGACGGAGAGCAACGTCAACCTGCTTCTGGGCAAGGATCTGGGTGGCGGACGCGGCAACGTGACGCTCTTCGCCAGCTATGCAACACGCTCTGCGCTGCGCAGTTCGGAGCAGGATTACACCGCCTCGGACGACAAGCGACCGCTGTTCGTCGGCACCCGGTTCGAGGGCGCGAGCGCGCTCGACGGGCGCGCTTCCATCACGCCCTGGGGCTCGTTCCAGACGGTCGGCAATGTCCAGGTACGCCAGGGCAGCACCGTCCTCACCAACGCCTCTGGCCAGTTCCACATCCAGCCGTCGACCAACAGCGGCTGCCAGACGAATGCCACCACAGGGCTGAAGAACGGCCTGTGCATAGATGACGGCACCAACACCGCCGCTGCCGACCGCAACCTGCGCTTCGATCCGCGCGTCGCCTACGACACCTACATCCAGCCCAGGGTCGAGCGGATCAACCTGTTCCTCAACGGCCATTACGAGCTGGGCGACAACCTGGAGCTGTTTGGCGAGGCGGGCTATTATTCCGCTACGACCGACAGCATCCAGTCGTCGTCGGGCACGCTCAGCTCGCTGCCGATCGTGATTCCGGCCAGCAACTATTACAATCCGTTTGGTCCCACCGTGCTGAACGGCGCGGCGAACCCCAATCGCCTGCCCGGGATCAATGCGCCCGCGTCAGGGCTGGCAGTGACGCTGTCGAGCTACAATGTCGCCGATGCCGGCCCCAATCTGGTCCATGTAAAGAACGACCAATGGCGCGCGCTCGCCGGGCTGCGCTGGGACTGGCTCGGCTTTCAATGGGAAAGCGCGGCACTCTATTCACAGGCGACGGTACGCGACACGTCGGACGGCATCAGCGCAACCGCGCTCCAGCGTCAGCTGGGGCTGTCTACTCCGAACGCCTACAACCCGTTCAACGGTAGCAACCTCGCCGATCCCAGCGGTGCGGACACGACGCTCAGCAACGCCGCTGCGCTCGATGCCATCCGCGTCACCTCCACGCGGTTCAGCAAGGCGACGCTGGCGCTGGCCGATCTGAAGGCGTCGCGTGCCGACCTTCTGACGCTGCCCGGCGGCAACCTGGGGATCGCTTTCGGGGCCGAAGTGCGGCGCGAAACGCAGCTCGACGACCGCGATCCACGCGTCGACGGCACCATCACGTTCACCGATAGCGTGACCGGCAACGTGCTTGGCTCCGATCTGGTGGGGACCAGCCCGTCGCCCGACACCAGCGGCCGCCGCACGGTCGCCGCGGCCTATGTCGAGCTGGCGGTGCCGGTGATCGGGCCGGACATGAACGTGCCGCTGGTGCGCAGTCTGGAATTTCAGCTGGCGGGCCGGTTCGAGCATTACAGTGACGTCGGTTCGGTCGCGAAACCGAAGATCGCGGGCGCCTGGGACGTGGTGCGCGGGCTGCGGCTGCGCGGTTCCTACGCCGAGGGGTTCAAGGCGCCGAACCTGGAGCAGATCAACGCCCGCGTCGTGACGCGGTCGAACACCCGCACCGACTGGATCCGGTGCGAGGCGCAACTGCGCACCGGCGCGATCAGCAGCTTCAGCAATTGCGCGCAGTCGTTCGCGATCCAGGCGCAGCGCGCCGGCAACCCCGGCCTGCGCCCGGAGACGTCGAATACCTGGAGCGCGGGCGTGGTGCTGGAGCCGGCCTTCCTCGAAGGATCGCTCGGCCGCCTTACGTTCACTGCCGACTATTGGAACGTGAAGCAGAAGGGTATCGTCGGCATCTTCGGCGAGGGTAATGCGCTGATCTCCGACTATCTCGCGCGCGTATCGGGATCGACCAACGCCAATGTCGTTCGCGCCGCGCCGACCGCTGACGACATCGCCTTGTTCGCGGGCAGCGGGATCGATCCGGTGGGACGCGTGCTGTACGTCCGCGATCAGTATGTGAACCTGCTGCCGCAGCAGGCGTCGGGCGTCGACTTGGGTGCGACCTGGCGCTGGCCGGACTTCGGCGCGGGGCGGTTCACATTCAGCGCCAACGCCGCCTATCTCGACAAGTTCTTCCTGCAGCCCTCACCGCCGATCCAGGATCTGATCGACGCCCGTGCCGCGGGCAAGATCAACGCGGGCACCAACATCGCCGACGCCGGCAGCCTGGTACGCCAGAACGGCAAGCCGCGCTGGCGCGTCACCGGTTCCGCCAACTGGAGTTATGACGCGTTCGAGGTGGGGGCGTTCACGCAATATACGGGCAGCGTGGATGACACCGGCCTGATCGACAGCGCGGGGGCGCCGTGGGTGGTCGACAGCCAGATGACGTACAATCTGTACGCGCAGCTATCGGTCGGCAACAAGGCGGAGGGACGCTATCGCCTGCGCATCGGCGTGCGCAACCTGACCGATGCTAAGCCGCCGTTGTCGTCGAACGGCTTCCTCGGCTCGCTCTACACCCCCTATGGCCGCTATTGGTACGCCAACGTGCGCGCCTCGTTCTGA
- the ggt gene encoding gamma-glutamyltransferase encodes MIRHLAAAALLASVPAATFAQSVGEAAPRAASPSGGDIVAYDQIHKPTIGRGGMVVSQNVLAARVGADILRRGGNAVDAAVATGFALAVTLPRAGNVGGGGYMLIHMVAKDGRPAQTIAIDYYGQASRHTTPDLLVDAAGKLDQARVMSMKGVAIPGTVAGLWEAHRRFGKLPWGTLLAPAIAMAQQGVALSDDEAKANADQRRLMADDAAAMAMFFKPDGAAYAPGDRFRQPDLAATLKAIAAGGADAFYRGPLAQLLAAGIKAGGGIIDAADLAGYRAIVSEPIWSSYRGRRIAYMPPTASGVSVAEAMNILERFPVAPAKWGSVVNLHLLSETMKIVSADRRLIGGGPDWKTPAEGLASKSYAIERAALIRPDRALDARMLPDGNPYPHESKDTTHFSVVDADGNAVSNTYTLSASYGAHVVAPGTGVLLNNSLGNLAWTRRDAASERRATLPGPNKRVGSTITPLIVFNGDRPWLVTGTPGGGYIIATMVQLLSNVIDHGLNVAEAAERPRINQGGGDAPLELEEGFSPDIVPLLEAKGHRVRASNTMGSIQSIMVEGGTYLGAADTRRPDAAAVAAR; translated from the coding sequence ATGATCCGCCACCTCGCCGCCGCCGCGTTGCTCGCGAGCGTACCCGCCGCCACCTTCGCGCAATCCGTGGGGGAAGCGGCGCCGCGCGCTGCCAGCCCGTCGGGCGGCGACATCGTGGCCTATGATCAGATCCACAAGCCGACGATCGGACGTGGCGGTATGGTGGTCAGCCAGAACGTCCTCGCCGCGCGGGTCGGGGCAGACATCCTGCGTCGCGGCGGCAATGCAGTGGATGCGGCGGTGGCGACCGGTTTCGCGCTGGCGGTCACGCTGCCGCGCGCGGGTAATGTCGGCGGCGGCGGTTACATGCTGATCCATATGGTCGCGAAGGACGGCCGCCCGGCGCAGACGATCGCGATCGATTACTACGGCCAGGCGTCGCGCCACACCACGCCTGACCTCCTGGTCGACGCGGCGGGCAAGCTGGATCAGGCCAGGGTGATGTCGATGAAGGGCGTCGCCATCCCCGGCACCGTCGCGGGTTTGTGGGAGGCGCATCGCCGCTTCGGGAAGCTCCCTTGGGGTACGCTCCTCGCCCCTGCCATCGCGATGGCGCAGCAGGGTGTCGCGCTGTCCGATGACGAGGCAAAGGCGAACGCCGATCAGCGCAGGCTGATGGCGGACGACGCCGCGGCGATGGCGATGTTTTTCAAGCCCGACGGCGCCGCCTATGCGCCCGGCGACCGCTTCCGCCAGCCCGACCTTGCCGCCACGCTGAAGGCGATCGCGGCGGGTGGTGCCGATGCCTTCTACCGCGGCCCGCTGGCGCAGCTGCTCGCCGCGGGAATCAAGGCGGGCGGCGGCATCATCGATGCAGCCGACCTGGCGGGGTATCGCGCGATCGTCTCCGAGCCGATCTGGTCCAGTTATCGCGGCCGGCGCATCGCGTATATGCCGCCCACCGCGTCCGGGGTCAGTGTCGCAGAGGCGATGAACATCCTCGAGCGCTTCCCTGTCGCGCCGGCAAAATGGGGCAGCGTCGTGAACCTGCACCTGCTGTCGGAAACAATGAAGATTGTGTCCGCCGACCGGCGTCTGATCGGCGGCGGACCCGACTGGAAGACGCCCGCCGAGGGGCTGGCGAGCAAGTCCTACGCCATAGAGCGCGCCGCGCTGATCCGCCCCGATCGTGCGCTCGACGCGCGGATGCTACCCGACGGCAATCCCTATCCGCACGAGAGCAAGGACACGACCCACTTCTCCGTCGTCGATGCGGATGGAAATGCGGTCAGCAACACCTATACGCTGTCGGCCTCCTACGGCGCGCATGTCGTTGCGCCGGGAACGGGCGTCCTGCTCAACAACTCGCTCGGCAATCTGGCGTGGACGCGGCGCGATGCCGCAAGCGAACGCCGCGCGACGCTGCCGGGTCCGAACAAGCGCGTCGGATCGACGATCACGCCGCTCATCGTTTTCAACGGGGACCGGCCGTGGTTGGTCACCGGCACGCCGGGCGGTGGTTATATCATCGCCACGATGGTGCAACTGTTGTCCAACGTCATCGACCACGGCCTCAACGTCGCGGAAGCCGCCGAGCGCCCGCGCATCAACCAGGGCGGCGGCGATGCGCCACTGGAGTTGGAGGAGGGCTTCTCCCCCGACATCGTGCCCCTGCTGGAGGCGAAGGGACATCGCGTGCGCGCTTCAAACACCATGGGCAGCATCCAGAGCATCATGGTGGAGGGCGGAACGTACCTCGGGGCCGCCGACACCCGCCGCCCGGACGCTGCCGCGGTGGCTGCGCGTTGA
- a CDS encoding IS6 family transposase — protein sequence MPRPRKSASPFRYFNSSPEVIRLVVLMYVRFPLSLRNVEDLLFERGIDICHETVRLWWNRFGPMFAGDIRRQRISRMRGFRHWRWHLDEMYVKLNGEMVYLWRAVDHEGEVLESYVTRTRDKKAALSFMRKALKRHGAPEAITTDGLRSYGAAMDELGNREKQEVGRWANNRIENSHLPFRRRERAMNRFRRMSSLQKFASVHASIHNHFSLERHLSDRKTYKERRSAALAGLCPTGWCS from the coding sequence ATGCCTCGCCCACGCAAGTCCGCCAGCCCGTTCCGCTACTTCAACTCGTCGCCCGAGGTGATCCGGCTGGTGGTGCTCATGTACGTCCGCTTCCCGCTGTCGCTCAGGAACGTGGAAGACCTGCTGTTCGAGCGGGGTATCGACATCTGCCACGAGACGGTCCGGCTATGGTGGAACAGATTCGGGCCGATGTTTGCAGGCGACATCCGCCGCCAGCGCATCAGCCGAATGCGCGGCTTCCGCCACTGGCGATGGCATCTCGATGAGATGTACGTGAAGCTGAACGGTGAGATGGTCTACCTGTGGCGCGCCGTCGATCATGAAGGCGAGGTGCTGGAAAGCTACGTCACTCGCACACGGGACAAGAAGGCGGCGCTTAGCTTCATGCGCAAGGCGCTGAAGCGCCACGGCGCGCCTGAGGCGATCACCACCGATGGGTTGCGCAGCTATGGCGCTGCGATGGATGAACTCGGCAATCGCGAGAAGCAGGAGGTCGGCCGCTGGGCCAACAACCGGATTGAGAATTCGCACCTGCCGTTCCGACGACGAGAGCGAGCGATGAACCGGTTCAGGCGAATGAGTTCGTTACAGAAGTTCGCATCCGTCCACGCCAGCATCCACAACCACTTCAGCCTCGAACGCCATCTGAGTGACCGAAAGACTTACAAGGAACGACGCTCTGCCGCCCTGGCAGGGTTGTGTCCCACGGGGTGGTGTAGCTGA
- a CDS encoding IS256 family transposase → MTEDTMGVQALLGKSADADFLREMIGFAAQRLMDLEVGSLTGAGYGEKSSDRLAQRNGYRERDWETRAGTVELRIPKLRTGSYFPTFLEPRRLAEKALTAVVQEAYIQGISTRSVDDLVKAMGMSGISKSQVSRLCEEIDVRVKAFLDRPIEGDWPYVWVDATYLKVRQAGRIVSVAVTIAVGVNGDGRREVLGMAIGASEAETFWTDFLRSLARRGLRGVKLVISDAHEGIKAAVSRVFSATWQRCRVHFARNAMAHAGKSGRRVVSAFIATAYAQETPEAARNQWRKVADQLRPSVPKLARMMDTAEEDVLAYMSLPPQHRTKLHSTNPLERLNGEIKRRTGVVGIFPNEDAITRLVGALLLEQNDEWAVQRGRYMTLESVAQLSDDPTVTLPAMAA, encoded by the coding sequence ATGACCGAAGATACGATGGGCGTTCAGGCGCTTTTGGGAAAGAGCGCGGATGCTGATTTTCTGCGCGAGATGATCGGTTTTGCCGCGCAGCGTCTGATGGATCTGGAGGTCGGCAGCCTGACCGGTGCCGGCTATGGGGAGAAGAGCAGCGACCGGCTCGCCCAACGCAATGGCTATCGCGAGCGCGACTGGGAAACCCGCGCCGGTACGGTCGAGCTGCGCATCCCCAAGTTGAGGACCGGCAGTTACTTCCCAACCTTCCTTGAACCACGCCGCCTTGCCGAGAAGGCGCTGACCGCGGTCGTGCAGGAGGCGTACATCCAGGGCATCTCGACCCGCTCGGTCGATGATCTGGTCAAGGCGATGGGGATGTCGGGCATTTCGAAGAGCCAGGTTAGCCGGTTGTGCGAGGAGATCGACGTTCGTGTGAAGGCGTTCCTCGACCGGCCCATCGAGGGCGACTGGCCGTACGTCTGGGTCGATGCCACCTACCTGAAGGTGCGCCAGGCCGGTCGCATTGTGTCCGTTGCGGTGACCATCGCGGTCGGCGTGAACGGTGACGGTCGTCGCGAGGTGCTGGGGATGGCGATCGGCGCGTCGGAGGCCGAGACGTTCTGGACGGACTTCCTGCGCAGCCTTGCCCGGCGGGGCCTGCGCGGCGTGAAGCTCGTGATCTCGGACGCGCATGAAGGCATCAAGGCCGCCGTCTCGCGCGTGTTCAGCGCGACCTGGCAGCGGTGCCGGGTCCACTTCGCCCGCAACGCCATGGCGCATGCCGGCAAGAGCGGGCGCCGTGTCGTCTCGGCCTTCATCGCCACGGCATATGCGCAGGAAACGCCAGAGGCCGCTAGGAACCAGTGGCGTAAGGTCGCCGACCAGCTGCGCCCCAGCGTCCCCAAGCTCGCCCGGATGATGGATACCGCCGAGGAGGACGTGCTGGCCTACATGTCGTTGCCGCCGCAGCATCGCACCAAGCTTCACAGCACCAATCCGCTCGAACGCCTGAACGGCGAGATCAAGCGGCGCACCGGCGTTGTCGGCATATTCCCCAACGAAGATGCCATCACCCGTCTCGTCGGCGCGCTCCTGCTCGAACAGAACGATGAATGGGCCGTCCAGCGCGGGCGCTACATGACGCTGGAAAGCGTCGCCCAGTTGAGCGATGATCCCACCGTCACGCTGCCCGCCATGGCTGCCTGA
- a CDS encoding TonB-dependent receptor, with amino-acid sequence MAGTSFRRALLGASILAGTIAVPVSAQTAPAGAPPEDDAIIVTATRRETTLQDAPINISAIGAETLSRQRIDDVRGLAAFTPGLTITDTGPGSTGNVILRGISSADTQLGTNAQSALGIYLGEVPLYLDFKLIDLARVEVLQGPQGTLYGLGTLSGAIRYMPNRPNTDRISLEYHGRYFGVAHGSSPGVNGDATFNLPIVTDHIAFRTATGYYDNPGFIDYPYLLQQPGVSNPQPVRGDTAAQGSFGTPADYAANFYRRKDLNYERTFTTRNQLLLQASPGAKLFLTYAHQTTDTGGQQANGAGVLGTGRYEAPWRYAEPRSRKADLYAAEFNLGLGGIADLVATAALTNQRNRASSDNTDLLLDLDYGYEAFPAFSSYNTNETLYRQFNGEVRLVSTHGGPFSWVIGGFYNNQRQRSQYREYTPGYNAFGLTPDPTPEEPNRTTVPGIRFRPDDLEYMSFVNTRTKEKAIYGEGTVHITDAWQVTGGLRYYKYDAFAEGGTDTPLFSSRTPYPLVVFAPSRIRSGNTAADGFVWKANTSYKFSDALLVYGTYSTGYRTGNVNRVAPCPPVLDPGQNVCALPNELAYQPDRTRNAEIGVRSSLFDRRLQLTASAYRILWNGIQVPSQTVNGAVGITVNGSKARSQGFDVSALLKVTPQLSLQGTYSYVDAKLTQDAPNILVSQGELFSAFAGDRLPGSAKHTASAQATYTYPLASGADVEATWATAYIGDIYSRVGLRANGEVIPGYVTHRAAITYRTDRFDIGVFGDNLFDKYAITSISNDRSSFNQTRTGVIERYYAQGVLTPRRIGVDFRVRY; translated from the coding sequence GTGGCTGGGACATCGTTTCGTAGAGCATTGCTGGGCGCGAGCATTCTGGCGGGGACGATCGCCGTTCCCGTCTCCGCGCAGACCGCGCCCGCGGGTGCCCCGCCGGAAGACGACGCGATCATCGTGACCGCGACCCGGCGCGAGACGACGCTGCAGGACGCCCCGATCAACATCAGCGCGATCGGTGCGGAAACGCTGTCGCGCCAGCGGATCGACGACGTGCGCGGGCTGGCGGCGTTCACGCCCGGCCTCACCATCACCGACACCGGCCCGGGATCGACCGGCAACGTCATCCTGCGCGGCATTTCGTCCGCGGACACGCAGCTCGGCACGAACGCGCAGAGCGCGCTGGGCATCTATCTGGGCGAGGTGCCGCTGTATCTCGACTTCAAGCTGATCGATCTCGCCCGCGTCGAGGTGCTGCAGGGGCCGCAGGGCACGCTGTACGGCCTGGGTACGCTGTCGGGCGCGATCCGCTACATGCCCAACCGGCCCAATACGGACCGCATTTCGCTGGAATATCACGGCCGTTACTTCGGTGTGGCGCATGGCAGCAGCCCCGGCGTCAACGGCGACGCGACCTTCAACCTGCCGATCGTGACCGATCACATCGCGTTCCGCACCGCGACCGGCTATTACGACAACCCCGGCTTCATCGACTATCCGTACCTGCTCCAGCAGCCCGGCGTGTCGAACCCGCAGCCGGTGCGGGGCGACACCGCGGCGCAGGGATCGTTCGGCACGCCCGCGGACTATGCCGCCAACTTCTACCGCCGCAAGGACCTCAACTACGAGCGGACCTTCACCACGCGCAACCAGCTGCTGTTGCAGGCCAGCCCCGGCGCGAAGCTGTTCCTGACCTATGCCCACCAGACGACCGACACCGGCGGGCAGCAGGCCAATGGCGCGGGCGTCCTCGGCACCGGCCGCTACGAGGCGCCGTGGCGCTATGCCGAACCGCGCAGCCGCAAGGCGGACCTGTATGCGGCGGAGTTCAATCTGGGGCTGGGCGGCATCGCCGATCTGGTCGCCACGGCCGCGCTGACCAACCAGCGCAACCGCGCGTCGTCCGACAACACCGACCTGCTGCTCGATCTCGATTATGGGTACGAGGCGTTCCCCGCCTTCTCCTCCTACAACACCAACGAGACGCTGTACCGCCAGTTCAACGGCGAGGTGCGGCTGGTGTCGACCCATGGCGGGCCGTTCAGCTGGGTCATCGGCGGCTTCTACAACAATCAGCGCCAGCGGTCGCAGTATCGCGAGTATACGCCCGGCTACAACGCCTTCGGGCTCACCCCCGACCCCACCCCGGAGGAGCCTAACAGGACCACCGTCCCCGGCATCCGCTTCCGTCCGGACGACCTTGAGTATATGTCCTTCGTCAACACGCGCACGAAGGAGAAGGCGATCTACGGGGAAGGCACGGTGCACATCACCGATGCCTGGCAGGTGACCGGGGGCTTGCGCTATTACAAATATGATGCGTTCGCGGAGGGCGGAACCGACACGCCGCTGTTCAGCTCGCGCACGCCCTATCCATTGGTAGTTTTCGCACCCAGCCGGATCAGGTCCGGCAACACCGCCGCCGATGGCTTCGTGTGGAAGGCGAACACGTCATACAAGTTCAGCGACGCGCTGCTCGTCTACGGCACCTACAGCACCGGCTATCGCACCGGCAACGTCAACCGGGTGGCTCCCTGCCCGCCGGTCCTGGATCCCGGGCAGAACGTCTGCGCGCTGCCCAACGAGCTCGCCTATCAGCCCGATCGCACGCGCAACGCGGAAATCGGCGTGCGCAGTTCGCTGTTCGACCGGCGGCTTCAGCTGACGGCGTCGGCGTATCGCATCCTGTGGAACGGCATCCAGGTGCCGAGCCAGACCGTCAACGGCGCGGTCGGCATCACCGTCAACGGCAGCAAGGCGCGCTCGCAGGGCTTCGACGTGTCGGCCTTGCTGAAGGTCACGCCGCAGCTGTCGCTGCAAGGCACCTATTCCTATGTCGATGCCAAGCTGACGCAGGACGCGCCGAACATTCTGGTCAGTCAGGGCGAGCTGTTCAGTGCCTTCGCCGGCGACCGCCTGCCCGGCTCGGCCAAGCACACCGCCAGCGCACAGGCGACCTACACCTACCCGCTGGCGAGCGGCGCGGACGTGGAGGCGACGTGGGCGACCGCCTATATCGGTGACATCTACTCGCGCGTCGGGCTGCGCGCGAACGGCGAGGTCATCCCCGGCTATGTCACGCACCGCGCGGCGATCACCTATCGCACCGACCGCTTCGACATCGGCGTATTCGGCGACAACCTGTTCGACAAATATGCGATCACCTCGATCTCGAACGATCGCAGCTCGTTCAACCAGACCCGCACCGGCGTGATCGAGCGCTATTATGCGCAAGGCGTACTGACCCCGCGGCGCATCGGCGTGGACTTCCGCGTTCGATACTGA
- a CDS encoding putative urea ABC transporter substrate-binding protein, whose protein sequence is MRQAIGKAMGVMGMSAAILLASCSPSAQGPAQPRTEFRIGWSIYAGWMPWPYAQQAGIVKKWADKYGIKIDVVQVNDYVESVNQYNAGKFDGVTVTNMDALTIPAAGGKDTSAIIVGDYSDGNDGVLLKGSDKLAAIKGRQVYLVELSVSHYLLARALDSVGMKPSDVRTVNTSDADIVGAFGSPDATAAVAWNPQLSVMKAQPGVSEVFSSKQIPGEILDLLVVDTKTLKANPNLGRALTGIWYETVALMKRQDAQGKAARAAMAKLAGTDAAMFDSQLATTHLYDQPAAAVAATDAPALVTTMTRVRDFSFSKGLFKGAANADAVGIAFPGNRTLGDRQHVTLRFDDSFMKLAADGKL, encoded by the coding sequence ATGCGGCAGGCGATCGGCAAGGCGATGGGCGTCATGGGCATGAGCGCGGCGATCCTGCTGGCCTCGTGCTCGCCCTCGGCGCAGGGGCCGGCCCAACCGCGGACCGAGTTCAGGATCGGCTGGTCGATCTACGCCGGCTGGATGCCCTGGCCCTATGCGCAGCAGGCCGGCATCGTGAAAAAATGGGCCGACAAATACGGGATCAAGATCGATGTCGTTCAGGTCAACGACTATGTCGAGTCGGTCAATCAGTATAACGCCGGCAAGTTCGATGGCGTGACCGTCACCAACATGGATGCGCTGACGATACCCGCCGCCGGCGGCAAGGATACGAGCGCGATCATCGTCGGCGACTATTCCGACGGCAACGACGGCGTCTTGCTGAAGGGGTCGGACAAGCTTGCCGCGATCAAGGGGCGGCAGGTCTATCTCGTCGAACTGTCGGTGTCGCACTATCTGCTGGCGCGCGCGCTCGACTCGGTCGGCATGAAGCCCAGCGACGTCCGCACGGTGAACACGTCCGACGCGGACATCGTCGGCGCCTTCGGCAGCCCGGACGCGACCGCGGCGGTCGCCTGGAACCCGCAATTGTCGGTGATGAAGGCGCAGCCGGGCGTCAGCGAGGTGTTCAGCTCGAAGCAGATCCCGGGCGAGATCCTGGACCTGCTGGTCGTCGATACCAAGACGCTCAAGGCCAATCCCAATCTGGGCAGGGCGCTGACCGGCATCTGGTACGAGACGGTGGCGCTGATGAAGCGGCAGGATGCGCAGGGCAAGGCCGCGCGCGCCGCCATGGCCAAGCTCGCGGGCACCGATGCCGCGATGTTCGACAGCCAGCTGGCGACCACCCACCTCTACGACCAGCCCGCCGCCGCGGTGGCCGCCACCGATGCGCCCGCGCTGGTGACGACGATGACGCGGGTGCGCGATTTCAGCTTCTCCAAGGGGCTGTTCAAGGGTGCGGCGAATGCGGATGCGGTGGGCATCGCCTTCCCCGGCAACCGCACGCTGGGCGACAGGCAGCATGTCACGCTGCGCTTCGACGACAGCTTCATGAAGCTGGCCGCCGACGGCAAGCTGTGA